A window of Candidatus Omnitrophota bacterium contains these coding sequences:
- a CDS encoding sugar ABC transporter permease, translated as MKAKDILENYAFVLPAAAIFAVFYVVPFLWVFHLGMYEWDGILPAKVFVGLGNFKEIMADKAWWQSMRNAGYITLIALTFQNALAFLLAWACDREIRMKNFYRLIFFIPPVLSEIVVGMVWRFIINDVGGANLVNRALTGAGLTQLVNNWLSDPKTALTTVAIVHCWKGFGWGFLIFLAGLQTIPRRLYEAARVDGAGAWESFKSITLPLMIPVAVLVSILTILGTMQAFALIIGLVGGEFAGYTSVPVLRILNSMRASSRFGYACAQGITFGAILVAVSFVQYRFSKARKV; from the coding sequence GTGAAGGCCAAAGATATACTGGAAAATTACGCGTTCGTATTACCGGCGGCGGCTATCTTCGCGGTCTTCTATGTCGTTCCGTTTTTATGGGTTTTTCATTTAGGGATGTATGAGTGGGACGGGATACTGCCTGCCAAGGTTTTCGTCGGCCTGGGCAATTTCAAGGAGATCATGGCGGATAAGGCCTGGTGGCAGTCAATGCGTAACGCCGGCTATATCACCCTGATCGCGCTTACCTTTCAAAACGCGCTGGCATTTTTACTGGCATGGGCCTGTGACCGCGAGATCAGGATGAAGAATTTTTACAGGTTGATATTCTTTATCCCGCCCGTCCTCTCCGAGATCGTCGTAGGCATGGTCTGGCGCTTCATCATTAATGATGTAGGCGGGGCAAACCTTGTTAACCGCGCCCTGACAGGCGCGGGGCTGACGCAGCTTGTGAACAACTGGCTTTCAGACCCGAAGACCGCCCTGACTACCGTTGCCATTGTGCATTGCTGGAAGGGATTTGGCTGGGGTTTTCTGATATTCTTAGCGGGACTTCAGACCATACCGCGCCGGCTTTATGAGGCCGCGCGCGTGGACGGGGCAGGCGCCTGGGAGTCGTTTAAGAGCATCACACTGCCGCTTATGATACCGGTGGCCGTATTGGTCTCCATCCTTACTATTTTAGGCACGATGCAGGCCTTTGCCTTGATCATAGGTTTAGTGGGAGGGGAGTTCGCCGGTTACACCTCGGTCCCGGTCTTGAGGATACTGAATTCAATGCGCGCCTCATCCCGTTTCGGCTATGCCTGCGCGCAGGGCATCACGTTCGGCGCGATCTTAGTCGCTGTTTCATTCGTGCAGTACCGTTTCTCCAAAGCGAGGAAGGTTTGA
- a CDS encoding carbohydrate ABC transporter permease, protein MKARSYYRAKNVTINTLIHILLITVAVSCVFPLAWMVSSSLKTQETIFTDTSLIPKEPHFENYYLAWKEGGFGRYFLNSIFYTASVVIGIILVASMAAYAFSRLRFRGRALLFMMFMAAMMIPVPGGFVPLYVLLNKLHLRNTPLGYVLCMINVGLSTSIFLLKTFFDRMPPELEDAARMDGCSKFGIWWHVALPLARPILAVVVVFNALNVWNEYILALIIFDSKAFMPLQVALTTFQGEFLTRYPLLMAGLTITALPIILVYIFMQKYIVKGATQGAVAG, encoded by the coding sequence ATGAAGGCCAGGTCATATTACAGGGCAAAGAATGTAACGATAAATACGCTTATCCATATCCTGCTGATCACGGTCGCGGTCAGCTGCGTATTCCCCCTTGCCTGGATGGTATCATCAAGCCTTAAGACGCAGGAGACAATATTCACCGACACCTCGCTGATACCCAAAGAGCCCCATTTTGAGAATTATTATCTTGCCTGGAAAGAGGGGGGCTTCGGCAGGTATTTCTTAAACAGCATATTCTATACCGCTTCCGTTGTCATCGGCATAATACTGGTCGCTTCAATGGCGGCATACGCCTTTTCGCGCCTGCGTTTTCGCGGCAGGGCGTTGCTGTTCATGATGTTCATGGCGGCGATGATGATCCCTGTTCCGGGAGGATTTGTCCCGCTTTACGTATTGTTAAATAAGCTGCACCTGAGGAATACCCCGCTGGGTTATGTCCTGTGCATGATAAACGTGGGGCTTTCAACCAGCATATTTCTGCTCAAGACATTCTTTGACAGGATGCCGCCTGAGCTGGAGGATGCCGCGCGCATGGACGGGTGTTCTAAATTCGGCATATGGTGGCATGTGGCGCTGCCTTTGGCAAGGCCGATACTCGCGGTGGTGGTGGTATTCAACGCCCTTAACGTCTGGAATGAATATATCCTCGCCTTGATCATTTTTGACAGCAAGGCGTTTATGCCTTTGCAGGTAGCCCTGACTACTTTTCAGGGAGAGTTTCTTACGCGCTATCCGCTTTTGATGGCGGGCTTGACCATAACCGCCTTACCTATAATACTGGTGTATATCTTTATGCAGAAATATATCGTTAAGGGAGCTACTCAGGGAGCGGTGGCAGGATGA
- a CDS encoding LacI family DNA-binding transcriptional regulator, protein MGPSKKKISIKDVARACGVSITTVSRVLNKSGPVSKASKARIEEAIKDLKFMPSAAARALARGEANAIGLVIPHYEGIFYSYYALEIIKGVGTMCDVMKFDLLLHITGSGSFLSTGSVAGVIFADVIKNRGQLESALKENIPAVVINNFVQDLAVSCIAIDNEKGAYTAVKYLIDLGHKKIAHITGDLITQAASERLKGYRRALEGGNIAYNEGYVIKADYSRGAARTAMEALLDLGHPPTAVFVASDSMALEAINVIYERKLDVPKDISIIGFDDDPSGLYGKVALTTVRQPFAAMAQEAVKELRKYISEGAARVKKVRLPVELVVRDSCRQIS, encoded by the coding sequence ATGGGTCCCTCCAAAAAGAAGATCTCAATTAAAGATGTGGCGCGCGCCTGTGGGGTGTCTATCACCACGGTTTCACGGGTGCTTAATAAAAGCGGGCCGGTAAGCAAGGCAAGCAAGGCGCGGATCGAAGAGGCGATAAAAGACCTTAAGTTTATGCCTTCCGCGGCTGCCAGGGCATTGGCGCGCGGAGAGGCCAACGCCATAGGCCTGGTTATCCCGCATTATGAAGGGATATTTTATTCTTATTATGCCCTGGAGATAATAAAGGGCGTGGGCACGATGTGCGACGTGATGAAGTTTGACCTGCTGCTGCACATTACCGGTTCAGGCTCTTTTCTAAGCACCGGTTCAGTGGCAGGGGTGATATTCGCCGATGTGATCAAGAACAGGGGCCAGCTTGAATCGGCGCTGAAAGAGAATATCCCGGCGGTCGTAATAAATAATTTTGTGCAGGACCTTGCCGTAAGCTGCATTGCCATAGACAATGAGAAAGGCGCGTATACGGCGGTAAAATACCTTATAGATCTGGGGCATAAGAAAATAGCGCATATTACCGGCGACCTGATAACCCAGGCGGCCTCAGAGCGCCTTAAGGGGTACAGGCGGGCGCTTGAGGGTGGCAATATAGCATACAATGAGGGTTACGTTATCAAGGCGGACTATTCGCGCGGCGCGGCGCGCACCGCGATGGAGGCGCTGCTTGATCTGGGCCATCCCCCTACGGCGGTATTCGTCGCCTCTGACTCTATGGCGCTTGAGGCGATAAACGTTATATACGAAAGAAAGCTGGATGTGCCGAAAGATATTTCAATTATCGGATTTGACGATGATCCTTCCGGGCTCTACGGCAAGGTCGCCCTCACTACGGTAAGGCAGCCGTTTGCCGCTATGGCGCAGGAGGCGGTGAAGGAACTCAGGAAATACATCAGCGAAGGCGCTGCCAGGGTGAAAAAGGTGCGGCTGCCGGTGGAGTTGGTGGTAAGGGATTCCTGCCGCCAGATATCGTAG
- a CDS encoding ROK family protein — translation MQTLDSEVLSERERRNISILETLRRMGPLSRPEISQHIGLNVVTVSNYIDSFLKERLVFEKTLDVSEGGRRPVLLDLNPDAAYAVGVGINLFNSVAVLVDLKGNIVARAKTEEVPLSAQAAADCSINLIRELLLKAKSYADKIKGLGIGIAGLVDKKSGSVHWPQRNGGGYNYVGLNINLRDALEKEFDLPVFVENDSTCACFAEQWARKDLSCKNAMFMFSGVGCGIMIKGDIYTGSGGFAGEISVHNPSAAKKSPCVFAESCLIERWEADLGIVEEARKMVQERESRLVEFCQGDINNLSLRSVFQAAKAKDALACELIEQGAIRLGIKTAFLVNLLNPDMVIIGGGFEEAGELFLTKLRFAVNEWAFKEMTADLKIVYSDLAENAVAVGAASLIVRRVFAQ, via the coding sequence TTGCAAACTTTAGATAGCGAGGTCCTATCCGAAAGAGAACGGCGTAATATCTCTATATTGGAAACATTGAGGCGGATGGGCCCTTTGTCGCGCCCGGAGATATCTCAACATATAGGGCTGAATGTAGTTACGGTCTCAAATTATATAGATTCTTTTTTAAAAGAAAGACTGGTCTTTGAAAAAACGCTGGATGTATCCGAGGGCGGCAGGCGCCCGGTGCTCCTGGACCTGAATCCCGATGCCGCGTATGCCGTGGGAGTGGGTATCAATCTTTTTAACAGCGTTGCCGTGCTTGTGGATCTGAAGGGCAATATTGTCGCGAGGGCGAAAACGGAGGAAGTGCCGCTCTCCGCCCAGGCGGCAGCCGACTGCAGCATAAATTTGATCAGGGAACTTTTACTTAAGGCAAAAAGTTACGCGGATAAAATAAAGGGGCTGGGCATAGGCATCGCCGGACTCGTAGATAAAAAAAGCGGTTCCGTGCATTGGCCGCAGCGCAACGGCGGCGGTTATAACTACGTGGGCCTGAACATCAATTTAAGGGACGCCCTGGAGAAAGAGTTTGACCTTCCGGTTTTCGTGGAGAATGATTCTACCTGCGCCTGTTTCGCGGAGCAGTGGGCGAGAAAGGACCTCAGCTGTAAAAATGCCATGTTCATGTTTTCCGGCGTGGGCTGCGGCATAATGATAAAAGGCGACATTTATACCGGCTCAGGCGGTTTTGCCGGCGAGATATCCGTGCACAATCCATCTGCCGCTAAAAAATCTCCCTGCGTTTTCGCTGAGTCCTGCCTGATCGAGCGTTGGGAAGCGGATCTGGGCATAGTTGAAGAGGCAAGGAAGATGGTCCAGGAGAGGGAGAGCCGGCTGGTTGAATTCTGCCAGGGCGATATAAATAATCTTTCCTTGAGGAGCGTGTTCCAGGCGGCGAAGGCAAAGGACGCGCTCGCCTGCGAACTCATAGAGCAGGGGGCAATACGCCTGGGGATAAAGACCGCCTTCCTGGTCAATCTGCTTAATCCCGATATGGTTATAATAGGGGGCGGTTTTGAGGAGGCCGGAGAGTTATTTCTGACCAAGCTGCGTTTCGCGGTAAATGAATGGGCTTTTAAAGAAATGACGGCCGATTTGAAGATAGTTTATTCTGACCTGGCGGAGAATGCCGTTGCGGTTGGCGCGGCAAGTTTAATTGTGCGCAGGGTATTCGCACAGTAA
- a CDS encoding glycoside hydrolase family 2 TIM barrel-domain containing protein, whose amino-acid sequence MTSKDLIEKSWEAHGKRDAEKTLEYTGQCIELYAKQAQEQQSSLNAMPKEGTPGLQELNDVAVAYFIQGEVHMRDQEWEKAKAALNIVLDKYKYAWGWDPRGWFWSVTEKARDSITKINKIIRGDTGEEGEEASRENLIPIALHDPGADVVDYEKYGEFKGAGTRDYKYIVKDQEGLSMAAGEGIHPNTSSHRFDQRFITAVKEGKVKQGLHWQYMNSPDLQTAFFNWIIAAEPAGVKLFYIGELLEKSGLIKHALKAYHAIAVHFPGSYGWTYWHTPWYVGQTALAKIESILRGNPDLNLRLEGAYIKILNGFDNDISNDIVITDPGRFIKVNLTDKIFSRKSAKDIGVSRALGKGKVRLVQYQNSHWQLLVDGSPYMIKGITYAPTRVGQSPDEGTLGNWMTEDSDKNGRIDGPYDSFVDENGNNKQDAGEPAVGDFQLMKEMGVNTIRLYHHPLKISKELLRDMYNRYGIRVIIGDFLGKYAIGSNAEWAKGTDYANPEHKKNMLASVRRMVEEFKDEPYVLMWLLGNENVYGVACNADKNPKAFFQFANEAALMIKSMDADHPVALCNGDTLFLDAFAKYAADIDIFSANAYRGSYGFGSLWSAVKELADKPAFISEYGCPAYAKGRSLSDAEGLQAEYHRGCWQDIENNTAFSEGAGNSLGGIVFEWLDEWWKAYEPFIHDRQGLFTGPFPDGYMHEEWLGVCGQGSGALSPFLRHLRKSYFLYRDSWLRDEPWEFKDLLSKH is encoded by the coding sequence TTGACCTCCAAAGATCTTATAGAAAAATCCTGGGAGGCGCACGGAAAGCGCGACGCGGAGAAGACATTGGAATACACCGGTCAATGCATAGAGCTTTACGCGAAGCAGGCGCAGGAGCAGCAGTCATCGCTCAATGCCATGCCGAAGGAAGGCACGCCAGGCCTGCAGGAGCTCAACGATGTGGCAGTGGCTTATTTTATACAGGGCGAGGTCCATATGCGCGATCAGGAGTGGGAAAAGGCCAAGGCCGCGCTTAACATCGTTCTGGATAAATACAAGTATGCCTGGGGATGGGACCCCCGCGGATGGTTCTGGAGCGTGACTGAGAAGGCGCGGGACAGCATAACCAAGATCAACAAGATAATAAGGGGCGACACAGGGGAGGAGGGCGAGGAGGCATCGCGGGAGAATCTGATCCCTATAGCGCTTCATGACCCCGGAGCGGATGTTGTTGATTACGAGAAATACGGAGAGTTCAAGGGGGCGGGCACAAGGGATTATAAGTACATTGTAAAGGATCAGGAAGGCCTGAGCATGGCCGCCGGGGAAGGCATACACCCGAATACGTCTTCCCACCGTTTTGACCAGAGATTCATAACAGCCGTAAAAGAGGGCAAGGTCAAGCAGGGCCTGCACTGGCAATATATGAACAGCCCGGATCTGCAGACCGCGTTTTTCAACTGGATAATCGCCGCTGAGCCGGCAGGGGTTAAATTGTTTTATATCGGGGAATTGCTGGAAAAATCAGGTTTGATCAAACACGCGTTAAAGGCCTACCACGCGATAGCGGTGCATTTTCCCGGCAGTTACGGCTGGACATATTGGCATACGCCATGGTACGTGGGCCAGACCGCCCTTGCCAAAATAGAATCCATTCTGCGCGGCAACCCCGATCTGAACCTGCGTTTAGAAGGGGCGTATATAAAAATATTGAACGGTTTTGATAACGACATAAGCAACGATATCGTCATTACAGACCCCGGCAGGTTTATAAAGGTCAATCTCACCGATAAGATATTTTCCAGGAAATCCGCCAAAGACATCGGCGTAAGCAGGGCTCTGGGCAAGGGCAAGGTGCGCCTGGTCCAATACCAGAACAGCCATTGGCAGCTTCTTGTGGATGGCAGCCCTTATATGATCAAAGGCATAACTTATGCCCCGACCAGGGTCGGCCAGTCGCCTGATGAAGGCACATTGGGCAACTGGATGACGGAGGATTCCGACAAAAACGGCAGGATAGACGGGCCGTATGATTCGTTTGTGGACGAAAACGGTAATAACAAGCAGGACGCGGGAGAGCCGGCTGTGGGGGATTTTCAGCTGATGAAAGAAATGGGGGTGAATACGATACGGCTCTATCACCATCCTTTAAAGATAAGCAAAGAGCTGCTGCGCGATATGTATAACAGGTACGGCATACGGGTCATAATAGGCGATTTTCTGGGCAAGTACGCTATCGGCTCCAACGCCGAATGGGCGAAGGGCACGGATTACGCAAACCCCGAGCATAAAAAGAATATGCTCGCGTCCGTGCGCCGTATGGTAGAGGAATTCAAGGACGAGCCGTATGTGTTGATGTGGCTTCTGGGCAACGAAAATGTTTACGGCGTTGCCTGCAACGCGGACAAAAACCCTAAGGCATTCTTTCAGTTCGCCAATGAGGCGGCGTTAATGATAAAATCCATGGACGCGGATCATCCCGTAGCGCTCTGCAACGGCGATACCTTATTCCTTGACGCGTTCGCCAAATATGCCGCGGATATAGATATATTTTCCGCCAACGCCTACAGGGGCAGTTACGGTTTTGGTTCTCTATGGAGCGCCGTTAAGGAGCTCGCCGATAAGCCGGCATTTATCAGTGAATACGGCTGCCCCGCGTACGCCAAAGGCAGATCGCTTAGTGACGCCGAAGGGCTTCAGGCGGAGTATCACAGGGGCTGCTGGCAGGACATAGAAAACAATACGGCATTCAGCGAGGGCGCGGGCAACTCTCTGGGCGGCATCGTATTTGAATGGCTGGATGAATGGTGGAAGGCATACGAGCCGTTCATCCACGACAGGCAGGGCCTGTTCACCGGGCCGTTCCCCGACGGGTATATGCATGAGGAATGGCTGGGCGTCTGCGGACAGGGCAGCGGGGCGTTAAGCCCGTTCCTTCGGCATTTAAGGAAGAGTTATTTTCTATACAGGGACTCATGGCTTAGGGATGAGCCGTGGGAATTCAAGGATCTTTTAAGCAAACACTGA
- a CDS encoding vitamin B12-dependent ribonucleotide reductase: MPLELSENSLKVLNRRYLVKDPSGRCVETPEEMFRRVARAVASADVLYGRPPEEILRTEEEFYSAMSALEFMPNSPTLMNAGKDMGQLSACFVLPIEDSMESIFETLKAASLIHKSGGGTGFSFSKLRSKNSVVRSTGGIASGPVSFLKVYDAATQAVKQGGSRRGANMGILRVDHPDILEFIACKESDKDITNFNISVALTDDFMKKLENGEDYDLIEPRTKQTAGRLNTKKVFDLIVKQAHKNGEPGIVFIDNINKDNPTPNIGSIESTNPCGEQPLLPYESCNLGSINLARLYKKDSLSGRCEVDWERLRVTVRGAVHFLDNVIDINKFPLPQIEENTKLTRKIGLGVMGWATLLIRLGIPYDSEEALQLAETVMAFIANESRAESAMLAEERGAFAAFIGSALYAKGGAANRQRNATLTTIAPTGTISIIAGPCSSGIEPLFAVSYYRNVMDNDKLVEVDPLFEETAKERGFYSRQLMEKVAESGSVKHINEVPEDVRRLFVTAHDISPEFHIRMQAAFQKYVDNATSKTVNFPNRAAEKDVAGVYLLAYKLGCKGVTIYRDGSRDEQVLNIARKKDEDKAQPASASKERYDISPRPRPEVTQGTTTKVPTGCGNFYITINSDEQGKPFELFTHMGKAGGCAASQLEAIGRLVSLAFRSGIEVKSIIEQLRNIRCPSPSWEKGVRIFSCADAMARVIERRLVNGQIKEEKDDGLSNNLSVFEEQQAQKRVATIVGVCPDCGGALMHEEGCVKCPSCGFTKC, translated from the coding sequence ATGCCGCTTGAGCTTTCGGAGAACTCGCTCAAAGTTTTGAACAGAAGATACCTTGTTAAGGATCCTTCGGGCAGGTGTGTTGAGACCCCTGAAGAGATGTTCCGGCGGGTGGCGCGCGCCGTTGCCTCGGCAGACGTTCTATACGGCAGGCCGCCGGAAGAGATCTTGAGGACAGAGGAAGAGTTTTATTCCGCGATGTCCGCTTTGGAATTTATGCCTAACTCGCCGACCCTGATGAATGCCGGCAAGGATATGGGCCAGCTTTCCGCCTGCTTTGTGCTTCCTATTGAGGATTCAATGGAGTCAATTTTTGAGACGTTGAAAGCGGCAAGTTTAATACATAAATCCGGCGGCGGCACGGGGTTTTCCTTTTCCAAACTGCGCTCTAAAAACAGCGTGGTGAGGTCCACCGGAGGCATCGCCTCCGGCCCCGTATCGTTCCTTAAGGTATACGATGCCGCGACCCAGGCAGTCAAGCAGGGGGGGTCCCGGCGCGGGGCGAATATGGGCATATTAAGGGTTGACCATCCGGACATCCTTGAGTTTATCGCCTGCAAGGAGAGCGATAAAGACATCACAAATTTTAATATTTCGGTCGCGCTTACAGACGATTTCATGAAGAAGCTTGAAAACGGCGAGGACTACGACCTTATAGAGCCGCGCACAAAACAGACGGCAGGGCGCCTTAACACAAAAAAGGTATTTGACCTGATCGTAAAGCAGGCGCATAAGAACGGCGAGCCCGGGATCGTTTTCATAGACAATATCAACAAAGACAACCCTACCCCAAACATAGGCAGCATTGAAAGCACCAACCCATGCGGAGAGCAGCCGCTTTTGCCCTATGAGTCCTGCAATCTGGGATCCATCAACCTGGCCAGATTATATAAGAAGGATTCTTTAAGCGGCAGATGCGAGGTTGACTGGGAGAGGCTGCGCGTAACTGTGCGCGGGGCAGTGCATTTTCTTGATAATGTCATAGACATCAATAAATTCCCCCTGCCCCAGATAGAAGAGAATACGAAACTGACGAGGAAGATAGGGCTGGGTGTCATGGGATGGGCCACATTATTGATACGATTAGGTATACCTTATGATTCCGAGGAGGCATTGCAGCTTGCCGAGACCGTGATGGCTTTTATCGCCAACGAGTCAAGGGCCGAGTCGGCGATGCTGGCCGAAGAACGGGGGGCATTCGCGGCGTTTATAGGCAGCGCGCTTTACGCAAAAGGCGGGGCGGCTAACAGGCAGCGCAACGCCACCCTGACCACTATCGCCCCGACGGGCACGATAAGCATTATAGCCGGGCCCTGTTCTTCCGGTATCGAGCCGTTATTCGCGGTAAGTTACTACCGCAACGTTATGGATAATGATAAGCTTGTTGAGGTCGATCCTTTGTTTGAAGAGACCGCCAAGGAGCGCGGGTTTTATTCCCGCCAACTGATGGAGAAGGTGGCGGAGTCCGGCTCAGTGAAACATATAAATGAAGTGCCGGAAGACGTGAGGCGGCTGTTTGTCACCGCGCACGATATCTCTCCGGAATTCCACATAAGGATGCAGGCCGCGTTCCAGAAATACGTGGACAACGCCACTTCAAAGACGGTTAACTTCCCCAACAGGGCGGCCGAGAAGGATGTGGCAGGGGTATATCTGCTTGCCTATAAATTGGGGTGCAAAGGCGTGACCATTTATCGCGACGGAAGCAGGGATGAGCAGGTATTGAATATAGCCAGAAAGAAAGACGAGGATAAAGCGCAGCCCGCCTCCGCGTCCAAGGAGAGGTATGACATATCTCCCCGCCCCAGGCCGGAGGTCACTCAGGGCACGACCACGAAGGTCCCTACCGGCTGCGGTAATTTTTACATAACCATTAACTCCGACGAACAGGGTAAGCCGTTTGAGCTTTTTACTCATATGGGCAAGGCCGGCGGCTGCGCCGCGTCCCAGCTTGAGGCGATAGGCAGGTTGGTATCACTGGCGTTCCGCTCAGGCATAGAGGTCAAGTCCATTATAGAGCAGCTAAGGAACATACGCTGCCCTTCGCCTTCCTGGGAGAAGGGCGTGCGCATATTTTCCTGCGCGGACGCGATGGCGAGGGTGATCGAGCGCCGGCTGGTCAATGGTCAGATCAAAGAAGAAAAAGACGACGGCCTTAGCAACAATCTGTCTGTGTTTGAGGAGCAACAGGCGCAAAAGCGCGTCGCGACCATAGTGGGCGTTTGCCCTGATTGTGGAGGCGCGCTTATGCATGAGGAAGGGTGCGTGAAGTGTCCTTCCTGCGGATTCACAAAGTGTTGA
- a CDS encoding glycoside hydrolase family 2 TIM barrel-domain containing protein produces the protein MSDGLRIRGRLQGGILFFAACLFLSLAGCKGKGDVFIHKDRKGHYRLIAAGAPFVVRGVCYSPVPVGKNHEYDFFSDPNKPWKKDAELMKAAGINTVRFYQPGPHAEVVKELISGLYNDHGIYTIMGSWAGFWEYPLGYADAEFRGRIKKQVLEMVNTYKDTPGILMWVLGNENNYSFNGQVNPWSSPEIDAIPDLWQRQLERARIYYSFINEIAREIKQVDPDHPVALGNGELKYLEVASAGICPDIDLIACVIYRGKTFGNLFDSLKFTFDKPVIISEFGADAYNAKLKEEDEGMQAFFLESQWRQIYENLAGGPKGAGNCVGGVMFEWNDEWWKHNEYDLQGWPAHDTGSNWSKGEYYFDIEVPGGMNMNEEWFGIVALSEESDSGLNKRVPRKSYYVLKKFFQDPDQEWITEKERKR, from the coding sequence ATGAGTGATGGTTTAAGGATCAGGGGCAGGCTGCAAGGAGGGATTTTATTCTTTGCAGCCTGCCTGTTTCTATCCCTCGCGGGCTGTAAGGGAAAAGGCGATGTTTTTATACACAAGGACCGCAAGGGGCACTACCGGTTGATCGCGGCAGGGGCGCCGTTTGTTGTCCGGGGCGTCTGTTATTCTCCCGTTCCTGTCGGCAAGAACCACGAATATGACTTTTTCTCCGATCCGAATAAGCCCTGGAAAAAAGACGCTGAGTTGATGAAGGCGGCGGGGATAAACACGGTGCGCTTTTATCAGCCCGGGCCTCACGCCGAGGTGGTAAAAGAGCTTATCAGCGGCCTGTATAATGATCACGGCATATATACCATAATGGGTTCGTGGGCGGGGTTCTGGGAATATCCCCTGGGATACGCGGATGCAGAGTTCAGGGGACGCATAAAGAAACAGGTGCTGGAGATGGTAAATACTTATAAGGATACCCCCGGTATACTTATGTGGGTCCTGGGTAACGAAAACAATTATTCCTTCAACGGCCAGGTAAACCCCTGGTCATCGCCTGAAATAGACGCGATACCGGATCTATGGCAGAGGCAGCTTGAGCGGGCAAGGATTTATTATTCGTTCATTAACGAGATAGCCAGGGAAATAAAACAGGTTGACCCTGATCATCCCGTCGCCCTCGGCAACGGAGAGCTCAAGTATCTGGAGGTTGCCTCCGCCGGGATCTGCCCCGATATTGACCTTATCGCCTGCGTTATCTACAGGGGCAAGACATTCGGTAATCTGTTCGATTCGCTTAAATTTACCTTTGACAAGCCGGTGATCATTTCCGAGTTCGGCGCCGACGCGTATAACGCCAAGCTTAAAGAGGAAGACGAAGGCATGCAGGCGTTCTTTCTTGAGTCACAGTGGAGGCAGATCTACGAAAATCTGGCTGGAGGCCCCAAGGGCGCGGGCAACTGCGTGGGAGGGGTCATGTTTGAGTGGAATGACGAATGGTGGAAACATAACGAATACGACCTTCAGGGGTGGCCGGCGCACGATACCGGCTCAAACTGGTCTAAGGGCGAATACTATTTTGACATTGAAGTCCCCGGCGGTATGAATATGAATGAGGAGTGGTTCGGGATAGTCGCTCTATCCGAAGAATCAGACTCGGGGTTGAATAAGCGCGTGCCCAGAAAGAGTTATTACGTGCTGAAGAAGTTCTTCCAAGACCCGGATCAGGAATGGATAACGGAAAAAGAAAGAAAAAGATAG